One stretch of Portunus trituberculatus isolate SZX2019 chromosome 23, ASM1759143v1, whole genome shotgun sequence DNA includes these proteins:
- the LOC123507961 gene encoding uncharacterized protein LOC123507961 gives MCCRLTRGGDGHEKRKTRRCVRVTAETVLFAALFVLCSVNKLQLEDQCFKLCPATSYLGIMADQPSLDLRLILEYDGSGALSVVEWIEKLELICKLRNVSDVASVIPLRLSGGAFAVYLQLAEADRKKVEKIKEALLAAFVMDPYIAYEQFISRSYKLVRVRMPFWLSYGTWHHCSEECLRRGSPVLSSLVFLKVSGDY, from the coding sequence ATGTGTTGCCGCCTTACCAGGGGAGGAGACGggcatgagaagaggaagacacgaCGCTGCGTACGTGTGACTGCCGAGACTGTGCTGTTTGCTgcgttgtttgttttgtgctcTGTAAATAAACTGCAACTGGAAGACCAGTGTTTCAAGTTGTGCCCTGCTACAAGCTATCTAGGCATTATGGCAGACCAGCCCTCCCTTGACCTAAGACTGATACTGGAGTATGACGGCTCAGGTGCGCTGTCAGTGGTGGAATGGATAGAAAAGCTTGAGCTCATCTGTAAACTGCGCAATGTCAGTGATGTGGCTAGTGTCATCCCTTTGCGTCTGTCTGGAGGCGCATTCGCCGTATACTTGCAGCTTGCCGAGGCagacaggaagaaagttgaGAAGATTAAGGAGGCGCTTCTGGCCGCTTTTGTGATGGATCCATATATTGCATATGAACAGTTCATCAGCCGAAGCTACAAGCTGGTGAGAGTCCGGATGCCTTTCTGGCTGAGTTACGGCACTTGGCATCACTGTTCGGAGGAGTGTCTGAGAAGGGGCTCGCCTGTGCTTTCATCGCTGGTCTTCCTGAAAGTATCCGGCGACTACTGA